ACCCGTTCGGTTCCTCGCCGCGAAGCACTTGTTGGAACACCCGGCGGATGCGCTCGTCGCGAAGCAACTTCTCGCCCTTGTCCCGCATGCCTGGGTGCTGCTTCTCCACCACCGCGATCAGTGCTGAGGAAAGCGCAGTGGAGGCGTCGAGGGTGAAGCGCTGGATCTCCTTGTCCTCTTTACCGGTGAGCTTGACTGCGCAAACGAGCTGGCCGTCGTCGCCGAGGTGGTGGGGTGCGATATCCGCCGCCTGGACTGCTGGCGCCACCGTTGCGGCGGCGAGGGCGGCCACCGTGGCGGCGGAAGTGAACATTGTGCGGCGCATACCAAAATCCTTGGAAAGAGTTGTACGTATGTAGGTGTTTTTCGCATCTAACGTACAGACACCTCAGCAACCGCTGCACATCAGCTAGACAATTCACCTCGGAAGACGATTGTGGACGGCCCGGTCATAGTCGCTTGCCCCTCGTTGAGCTCGACTTCTACTGCCCCGCCGGGGACGTTGACGGTGACGGTTCCGTGCTCCACGCCGGCGTCGGCCAGCACAGCCTGCGCTGCTGCAACCGTGCCGGTCCCGCAGGAGCGCGTCTCGCCCACGCCGCGCTCCCAAACGCGCATGTGGGTCTGCCCATCTCGGAGCTCAGTGAGCACCTCGACGTTGGTTCCTTCCGGGAAGAACTCAGGGTCGAAGGTGGGTGCGACGAAATTCATGTCAGCCAGCCCGGCAGCGGTAAGCCCCGGTATCACGCAGGCGAGGTGAGGGTTGCCGACGTTAACGCCGAGACCCGCAAACTGGTGATCCCCCATCGAAGCGGTAGACACG
Above is a genomic segment from Corynebacterium lujinxingii containing:
- the dapF gene encoding diaminopimelate epimerase; protein product: MKFIKAHATENDFVVLIDVDDHNDVTPDQVAFLCDRRAGVGGDGLLRVVRRDGTWFMDYRNADGSVAEMCGNGIRAFAHVLVAEGLEDAREFYVDTRAGVKHIRVLSADSTDAVVAVGMGAVEVTGVSTASMGDHQFAGLGVNVGNPHLACVIPGLTAAGLADMNFVAPTFDPEFFPEGTNVEVLTELRDGQTHMRVWERGVGETRSCGTGTVAAAQAVLADAGVEHGTVTVNVPGGAVEVELNEGQATMTGPSTIVFRGELSS